From Ignavibacteriota bacterium, the proteins below share one genomic window:
- a CDS encoding PTS sugar transporter subunit IIA — protein MKISSILNEELISVKIAGESKEDVINAIIQLAASSPKVKDLEKVRQAIFEREKIMSTGVGKGFAIPHGKTDAVSDIVAAFGITEQPIDYEALDHEPVRLLFLLIGKDSLVGAHIKLLSRISRLMNKEELRNRLLQAASSSEVLEILREEEMNYLDV, from the coding sequence ATGAAAATCAGCAGCATACTCAACGAAGAACTCATCAGCGTCAAGATTGCGGGCGAGTCGAAGGAAGACGTGATCAACGCGATCATACAGCTCGCGGCGTCGTCTCCCAAGGTGAAGGACCTCGAGAAGGTCCGCCAGGCGATCTTCGAGCGCGAGAAGATCATGTCGACCGGTGTCGGCAAGGGCTTCGCGATTCCGCACGGCAAGACCGACGCTGTGTCCGACATCGTCGCGGCCTTCGGCATCACAGAACAGCCGATCGATTACGAGGCCCTCGATCACGAGCCCGTCCGTCTCCTGTTTCTGCTCATCGGAAAGGACAGCCTGGTCGGCGCGCACATCAAGCTGCTCAGCCGCATCTCGCGGCTTATGAACAAGGAAGAACTGCGCAACCGCCTCTTGCAGGCGGCGAGTTCGAGCGAAGTGCTCGAGATACTGCGCGAAGAGGAGATGAACTACCTCGACGTATAA
- a CDS encoding zf-HC2 domain-containing protein produces MRCTSLQSELPDYLAGALGDEAAREVEAHLAQCADCSARVDELRPLFTILSVEKRAPRPMFTDASFIVAVNARIDAPRARAWRPGPLFTRLALPGIAAACLLVGIILFGPNIPPSDDTLVSTHEISTILGSLDETQRDSLRGELVAANAADGGATTTLPAVSDAALEGLDVTGVLFSDVAYPELVRAGSAYLDDETLFELLPADAIDSAAPSVPAQ; encoded by the coding sequence ATGCGATGCACATCCCTTCAATCTGAACTGCCCGACTATCTTGCCGGCGCCCTCGGCGACGAGGCCGCGCGCGAGGTCGAAGCGCATCTGGCGCAATGCGCGGATTGCAGCGCGCGTGTCGACGAGTTGCGTCCCCTCTTCACGATACTCTCCGTTGAGAAGCGGGCGCCGCGTCCAATGTTCACCGATGCCTCCTTCATCGTCGCGGTCAACGCGCGCATCGACGCGCCGCGCGCGCGGGCTTGGAGGCCGGGCCCCCTGTTCACGCGCCTCGCGCTTCCAGGTATCGCCGCGGCCTGCCTGCTCGTGGGAATCATACTTTTTGGTCCGAATATACCGCCGTCCGACGACACGCTTGTCTCGACGCACGAGATCAGCACCATCCTGGGTAGTCTCGACGAAACCCAGCGCGACTCGCTGCGCGGTGAACTCGTCGCGGCAAACGCGGCCGATGGCGGCGCCACAACAACGCTGCCCGCCGTCTCCGACGCGGCCCTCGAAGGACTCGATGTCACGGGCGTCCTGTTCTCCGATGTCGCATACCCCGAGCTTGTGCGCGCCGGAAGCGCGTATCTCGACGACGAGACCCTGTTCGAGCTGCTGCCCGCCGACGCTATCGACAGCGCCGCTCCATCGGTCCCGGCCCAGTAA
- a CDS encoding sigma-70 family RNA polymerase sigma factor, with the protein MRNRTDQELIALCRQGRRDAFNEVVRRYQDKVYWLVRRLVSDHDDALDIAQDVFVRAYHGVADFRGDSQIFTWLYTIARNLSLNHLRRKNLRNFFHIDSIIDSAPSDAADAPDTTMEQSETRTLIEAAIDTLPTKQKQVFLLRYYEEMPYEQIAALLNTSVGGLKANYFHAVRKIEEHVKHAMHIPSI; encoded by the coding sequence ATGAGAAACCGAACCGACCAGGAATTGATCGCGCTGTGCAGGCAAGGCAGGCGCGATGCGTTCAATGAGGTCGTGCGGAGGTATCAGGACAAGGTGTATTGGCTGGTCCGGCGTCTGGTGTCGGACCATGACGACGCCCTCGATATCGCGCAGGACGTCTTTGTGCGCGCCTACCACGGCGTGGCGGATTTCCGCGGCGATTCACAAATCTTCACATGGCTGTACACCATCGCCCGGAATCTCAGTCTCAACCACCTTCGTCGGAAAAACCTGCGCAACTTTTTTCACATCGACAGCATCATCGACTCCGCGCCCTCCGACGCGGCCGACGCGCCCGACACAACGATGGAACAGAGCGAGACGCGCACCCTCATCGAGGCGGCCATCGACACACTACCAACAAAACAAAAGCAGGTGTTCCTGCTCCGCTACTACGAAGAAATGCCCTACGAACAAATCGCCGCGCTGCTGAACACAAGCGTGGGCGGACTCAAGGCCAACTATTTTCACGCCGTGCGCAAAATCGAGGAGCATGTCAAACATGCGATGCACATCCCTTCAATCTGA
- a CDS encoding NTP transferase domain-containing protein, with product MKAVIMAGGFGTRLRPLTCNIPKPMVPMLNRPMMHHIVELLKRHGFDDIVSLLFYHPAAIRNFFGDGHDFGITMQYMQAEADFGTAGSVRNAAEKLGDGRVLIISGDVLTDFDLSAAMRYHEEKGADATLVLTRVPNPLQFGVVIVDDEGNITRFLEKPSWGEVFSDTINTGIYILEHHVLDLIPYKQDFDFSKNLFPLMMQEGLKLCGYIAEGYWRDVGTLNEYQEASMDFLAGKVGLDKPGIAQGSAVVGTEVQWQPANVIIGGTVVLGDRARVADTARLTNSVIGRDVDVAAGAVIQNSVIWDGCRIDENVHISDSVIGYETAVYTGATIAENVFISDRCTIGREAYLQPNIKLWPDKVVEDGATLSKSLVWEDKWLKELFTDARITGITNIEMTPEFGAKVGAALGAVVGQGRLVLSSRDPDNASRMLKRAITCGLMSAGVSIVDMQTSSIPMVRQELRNGRCAAGFHVRKSPFDKRSMDVIFFDGSGKDLATARTKAIERQFFSEDFTRADYSSIGSISFPERTTETYRSRIFATLDRQVIKSRAFNAVVDYSYGIASTVFPNILGDIGTQVVSLNAYIDPDKLTRSTEEFQAACEHISGIVRSLSYDTGFLIDAGAEKIFVADEAGRFLPDDRLLAIVAKLVLEAARRSGTPVKKFGCPVTGTGVMDLLAAEYGAELVRTQTTHLGMMNAVIDDPELAFVGGTRGGFIFPQFSFATDAMYSIVKLLELMAATGWKLGDVNAQLEVLHTAQKDVHCDWDAKGRVMRYAMRDSEQQQRVLIDGIKIVFDVRNWVLLLPSKETTLFHIYVEAESPERARAIAEEYESKVVQWRDNA from the coding sequence ATGAAGGCTGTCATCATGGCCGGCGGGTTCGGCACCCGCCTGCGTCCGTTGACCTGCAACATCCCGAAGCCCATGGTGCCGATGCTGAACAGGCCGATGATGCATCACATCGTCGAGCTGTTGAAGCGGCACGGGTTCGACGACATCGTCTCGCTGTTGTTTTATCATCCCGCGGCCATCCGCAACTTCTTCGGCGACGGGCACGATTTCGGCATCACGATGCAGTACATGCAGGCCGAGGCCGATTTCGGCACCGCGGGCAGCGTGCGTAACGCGGCCGAGAAGCTCGGCGACGGGCGCGTGCTCATCATCAGCGGCGACGTGTTGACGGATTTCGACCTCAGCGCGGCGATGCGCTACCACGAGGAGAAGGGCGCCGACGCGACACTGGTCCTCACCCGCGTGCCCAATCCTCTGCAGTTCGGCGTCGTGATCGTCGACGACGAGGGGAACATCACACGTTTCCTCGAGAAGCCGTCCTGGGGTGAAGTGTTCAGCGACACCATCAACACGGGCATCTACATTCTCGAACACCACGTGCTGGATCTGATTCCCTACAAGCAGGATTTCGACTTCAGCAAGAATCTCTTCCCGCTCATGATGCAGGAGGGACTGAAGCTCTGCGGGTATATCGCCGAGGGGTACTGGCGCGACGTCGGCACACTGAACGAGTATCAGGAGGCGTCGATGGATTTCCTCGCGGGCAAGGTCGGTCTCGACAAGCCCGGGATCGCGCAGGGGTCGGCCGTGGTGGGCACCGAGGTGCAGTGGCAGCCCGCGAATGTGATTATCGGCGGAACCGTCGTGTTGGGCGACCGCGCGCGTGTCGCCGACACCGCCCGCCTCACCAACTCGGTGATCGGCAGGGATGTCGACGTGGCCGCGGGCGCGGTGATACAGAACTCCGTGATCTGGGACGGGTGCCGCATCGACGAGAACGTGCATATTTCGGATTCGGTGATCGGATACGAGACGGCCGTATACACGGGCGCAACAATCGCCGAGAACGTCTTCATCAGCGACCGATGCACGATCGGCCGCGAGGCCTATCTGCAGCCGAACATCAAACTCTGGCCCGACAAGGTGGTGGAGGACGGCGCGACGTTGTCGAAGAGTCTGGTGTGGGAAGACAAGTGGCTGAAGGAACTCTTCACCGACGCGCGCATCACCGGCATCACCAACATCGAAATGACTCCCGAGTTCGGGGCCAAGGTCGGCGCGGCGCTCGGTGCGGTGGTGGGGCAGGGACGCCTCGTGCTGTCGAGCCGCGATCCCGACAATGCGAGCCGCATGCTCAAGCGCGCGATCACCTGCGGACTGATGTCGGCCGGCGTCTCGATCGTCGACATGCAGACCTCCTCCATTCCCATGGTGCGGCAGGAGCTGCGCAACGGGCGCTGCGCCGCGGGGTTCCACGTCCGCAAATCCCCCTTCGACAAGCGGTCGATGGACGTGATCTTTTTCGACGGCAGCGGCAAGGATCTCGCGACCGCGCGCACGAAGGCCATCGAGCGGCAGTTCTTCTCGGAGGACTTCACCCGCGCCGACTACTCGTCGATCGGATCCATCTCCTTCCCCGAAAGGACGACGGAGACCTATCGCAGCCGCATCTTTGCAACACTCGACCGGCAGGTCATCAAGAGCCGCGCGTTCAACGCCGTGGTGGACTATTCCTACGGCATCGCCTCCACCGTGTTCCCGAACATTTTGGGCGACATCGGCACACAGGTGGTGAGTCTCAACGCGTACATCGATCCCGACAAACTGACACGCAGCACCGAGGAATTCCAGGCGGCGTGTGAGCACATCTCGGGCATCGTTCGCTCCCTGTCCTACGACACCGGTTTCCTTATCGACGCCGGGGCCGAGAAGATATTTGTCGCCGACGAGGCGGGGCGTTTTCTGCCCGACGACCGTCTGCTCGCCATCGTTGCGAAGCTCGTTCTCGAGGCGGCACGCCGCAGCGGAACACCCGTGAAGAAGTTCGGCTGTCCCGTCACCGGCACGGGCGTGATGGACCTGCTGGCCGCGGAATACGGCGCGGAACTGGTCCGCACGCAGACGACACATCTCGGCATGATGAACGCCGTGATCGACGATCCGGAACTCGCCTTTGTCGGCGGCACGCGCGGCGGATTCATCTTCCCGCAGTTCTCCTTCGCAACCGACGCCATGTACAGCATCGTGAAACTGCTCGAGCTGATGGCGGCAACCGGATGGAAACTTGGCGACGTAAACGCGCAGCTCGAGGTCCTGCATACGGCGCAGAAGGACGTACACTGCGACTGGGACGCGAAGGGCCGCGTCATGCGCTACGCCATGCGCGACAGCGAGCAGCAGCAGCGTGTGCTCATTGACGGAATCAAGATTGTGTTCGACGTGCGCAACTGGGTGCTTCTGCTCCCGAGCAAGGAGACGACGCTGTTCCACATCTACGTTGAGGCCGAGAGTCCCGAGCGCGCGCGCGCGATCGCCGAGGAATATGAATCGAAAGTTGTGCAATGGCGCGATAATGCGTAG
- a CDS encoding sigma-54-dependent Fis family transcriptional regulator — protein MTGNEPKAKSGASILVVDDEKLFRDVLTAKLIENGYVCDNAINGIEAINKIQRQQYDVILLDIKMPRVNGIEVLKHISENTLSSEVIMLTTFTDVRTAVETVKLGAYDYVTKPYNLTELLQTIERALDHRKLKLENVLLKSELERRHQAKNVIGTSSAFQQVLDTVYKVAPTDSNVLITGPSGSGKEVVANLLYKMSSRKDKPFVALDCASIPENLLESELFGHERGAFTDAMVLKHGMVEVANNGTMFLDEIGEISLSIQPKLLRFLQTGEFRRIGGTQAMKANVRVIAATNKNLKEMVKLGTFREDLLFRLNVIALNLPPLADRKEDVPDLVEHFLQAKSRGKETKQFSPAAMQKLVNYYWPGNVRELENVVERAIILTSGDVIEPADIMLDYANGNETMGAPSSEVAKMSLSDMESIHIERVLKEQNYNKRAAADILGISLRTLYTKIYDYQIHIPSGRGGGSNAHS, from the coding sequence ATGACCGGCAATGAACCGAAAGCAAAATCAGGCGCATCCATCCTGGTTGTGGACGACGAGAAACTGTTTCGCGATGTCCTTACTGCGAAGCTTATCGAAAACGGCTACGTGTGCGACAACGCGATCAACGGAATCGAGGCGATAAACAAGATCCAGCGCCAGCAATACGACGTGATCCTCCTCGACATCAAGATGCCGCGCGTGAACGGCATCGAGGTGCTCAAACACATCAGCGAGAACACGCTGAGTTCGGAGGTGATCATGCTCACCACCTTCACCGACGTGCGCACCGCGGTCGAGACCGTCAAACTCGGCGCGTACGACTACGTGACGAAGCCGTACAATCTCACGGAACTGCTGCAGACGATCGAGCGCGCACTCGACCATCGCAAGCTGAAGCTCGAAAACGTGCTGCTCAAATCGGAACTCGAGCGCCGGCATCAGGCGAAAAACGTGATCGGCACGAGTTCCGCGTTCCAGCAGGTGCTCGACACCGTGTACAAGGTGGCGCCGACCGACAGCAACGTGCTCATCACGGGTCCGAGCGGCTCGGGCAAGGAGGTGGTCGCGAACCTGCTGTACAAGATGAGCAGCAGGAAGGACAAACCCTTCGTGGCGCTCGATTGCGCGTCCATTCCCGAGAACCTGCTCGAGAGCGAGCTGTTCGGGCACGAGCGCGGCGCATTCACCGACGCGATGGTGCTGAAACACGGCATGGTGGAAGTGGCGAACAACGGCACCATGTTCCTCGACGAAATCGGGGAGATCAGTCTGTCGATACAGCCCAAGCTGCTGCGCTTCCTGCAGACGGGTGAGTTCCGCCGCATCGGCGGCACGCAGGCCATGAAGGCCAACGTGCGTGTGATCGCCGCGACGAACAAGAATCTGAAAGAAATGGTGAAGCTCGGCACGTTCCGCGAGGACCTGCTGTTCCGCCTCAACGTGATCGCGCTCAACCTTCCGCCGCTGGCGGACCGCAAGGAAGACGTGCCGGATCTGGTCGAGCATTTCCTGCAGGCCAAGTCGCGCGGGAAGGAAACGAAGCAGTTCAGTCCGGCCGCGATGCAGAAACTCGTCAACTACTACTGGCCGGGCAACGTGCGCGAACTCGAAAACGTGGTGGAGCGCGCGATCATCCTGACCAGCGGCGACGTGATCGAACCGGCTGACATCATGCTCGATTACGCGAACGGCAACGAAACCATGGGCGCCCCTTCGAGCGAAGTGGCGAAGATGTCGCTGAGCGACATGGAATCGATACACATCGAGCGCGTGCTGAAGGAGCAGAACTACAACAAGCGCGCAGCGGCCGACATACTCGGCATCAGTCTGCGCACCCTGTACACGAAGATCTACGATTATCAGATACACATTCCGTCCGGCCGCGGCGGGGGAAGCAACGCTCATTCCTGA
- a CDS encoding PAS domain-containing protein has protein sequence MQTSKSHAPSLGASEQAANICAFLGSPVLFYDRQTGIHAANAEGVAWLERHELREGMPGFEKLFLPEIGSETLAEGFEAVAAGAGPRLQRCAQLDADGASVPFLFLLSPASFEGRDSVCVQPLDVPMPQHEEPRGDLNLLVKERTAEISELNGFLTAIVDSSTETCIIAIGTNGTILSFNEGACRMFLHIRADVVGRMHASRLFDQAAEEDGTYAALEREARTRGKCQRMVTLRRRDDGVFPALIDLTPLLSADGSLLGTLLIGRDVTETLRTQRALEEKKDQLEFMNHLSLGISQTLELEAICSIALQRLVEKFNGVLGGIFLKNRTDGSLALVVSEPRALRGRYAEMLTPSPDDRVLAEEGEVLLHDLSHMAILTAADGTAHPRSKLILPLLPKASFLGMLVILVKEPLTRSEEFLSFLSALGMTVGGAIENAILYFESLKKSIEIKKQNQELDEFAYVVSHDLKEPLAGISFISNLLMDEYYDTLDDTAKVYINNLKDFSQRLGSLIDSLLELSRIGRMNQPMEAVKIIDVISSVSQSLSFRISTKETQITLPEELPQVHGERTRVEQVFFNLLSNAIKFNDKDKVVVEIAWKEFDERFYEFSIRDNGIGIEPQYFEKIFKIFERLHQREEYEGNGAGLTIVKKIVEHHGGRIWLQSELGMGTEFHFTLPKTPQ, from the coding sequence TTGCAAACCTCAAAGTCACACGCTCCGTCACTGGGTGCCTCGGAGCAGGCAGCCAATATTTGTGCGTTCCTCGGTTCGCCGGTTCTGTTCTATGACAGACAGACCGGTATACACGCAGCGAACGCCGAAGGTGTGGCGTGGCTCGAGCGGCACGAACTCCGGGAGGGGATGCCGGGCTTCGAGAAGCTGTTCCTGCCGGAAATCGGTAGTGAGACACTGGCCGAGGGTTTCGAGGCGGTGGCGGCGGGCGCGGGTCCGCGTCTGCAGCGCTGCGCGCAGCTCGATGCCGACGGCGCGAGTGTGCCGTTTCTGTTCCTGCTCTCGCCCGCGTCCTTCGAGGGGCGCGATTCGGTATGCGTGCAGCCGCTGGACGTGCCCATGCCGCAGCACGAGGAACCGCGGGGCGATCTCAATCTGCTCGTGAAAGAACGCACGGCGGAGATCTCGGAATTAAACGGCTTTCTCACGGCAATTGTTGACAGCAGCACCGAAACGTGCATCATCGCCATCGGAACCAACGGCACGATACTGAGTTTCAACGAGGGCGCCTGCCGCATGTTTCTGCATATACGCGCCGACGTGGTCGGACGCATGCATGCGTCACGGCTTTTCGACCAGGCGGCGGAGGAGGACGGGACGTACGCCGCGCTCGAGCGCGAGGCGCGCACGCGCGGCAAGTGTCAGCGCATGGTGACGCTGCGGCGCCGCGACGACGGTGTGTTTCCGGCGCTCATCGACCTGACGCCCCTGCTCAGCGCCGACGGTTCGCTGCTCGGCACCCTGCTCATCGGGCGCGATGTGACCGAGACGTTGCGCACACAGCGCGCGCTCGAGGAGAAAAAGGACCAGCTCGAGTTCATGAACCATCTGTCGCTGGGCATCAGCCAGACCCTGGAACTCGAGGCCATCTGCTCCATCGCGCTGCAGCGCCTCGTCGAAAAATTCAACGGCGTGCTGGGCGGGATCTTCCTGAAAAATCGGACGGACGGCTCCCTTGCGCTCGTTGTCAGCGAGCCGCGCGCGCTGCGCGGTCGGTACGCGGAAATGCTCACGCCGTCGCCCGACGACCGCGTGCTCGCGGAAGAGGGCGAGGTGCTGCTGCACGACTTGTCGCACATGGCGATTCTGACAGCGGCCGACGGCACCGCGCATCCGCGCTCGAAACTCATCCTGCCCCTGCTGCCGAAGGCCTCGTTCCTCGGCATGCTCGTGATACTCGTCAAGGAGCCGCTCACACGGTCGGAGGAATTCCTCAGCTTCCTCTCCGCGCTCGGCATGACGGTGGGAGGGGCCATCGAGAACGCCATCCTGTACTTCGAGTCGCTCAAGAAATCCATCGAGATCAAAAAGCAGAACCAGGAACTCGACGAGTTCGCCTACGTGGTGTCGCACGATCTCAAGGAGCCGCTTGCGGGCATTTCGTTCATCTCGAACCTGCTGATGGACGAGTACTACGACACACTCGACGACACGGCGAAAGTGTACATCAACAACCTGAAGGACTTCTCGCAGAGGCTCGGGTCGCTCATCGACTCGCTGCTCGAGCTGTCTCGCATCGGCCGCATGAATCAACCCATGGAGGCCGTGAAGATCATCGACGTGATCAGCAGCGTGAGCCAGAGTCTGAGCTTCAGGATCTCCACCAAGGAGACGCAGATCACACTTCCCGAGGAACTCCCGCAGGTGCACGGCGAACGCACGCGTGTCGAGCAGGTGTTCTTCAACCTTCTGAGCAACGCGATCAAGTTCAACGACAAGGACAAGGTTGTCGTGGAAATCGCGTGGAAGGAATTCGACGAACGCTTCTACGAGTTTTCGATCCGCGACAACGGTATCGGCATCGAACCCCAGTACTTCGAGAAGATCTTCAAGATCTTCGAGCGTCTGCATCAGCGCGAGGAGTACGAGGGTAACGGCGCGGGTCTCACCATCGTGAAAAAAATCGTCGAACATCACGGCGGCAGAATTTGGCTGCAGTCGGAACTCGGCATGGGAACCGAATTCCATTTCACCCTCCCCAAGACACCTCAATGA
- the metG gene encoding methionine--tRNA ligase, with product MPDWKRLLVTSALPYANGAVHLGHLAGAYLPADIYVRYHRLRGTDVVYICGSDEHGVSILISATREGSTPQTIIDRYHDINRSAFARAGISFDNYSRTSLPLHHETAREWFLDFHSRGLLRSAVEQQLFDEHAGMFLPDRFVTGTCPHCGYDRAYGDQCENCSKYYAQTELLNPKSLLSGETPVVRNATHWYFPLGDYQERLEAFVDGHENDWKDTVLQQVRSWLKAGLSDRPISRDLEWGVKVPLDNAAGKVLYVWFEAVLGYISSTKEWAAAQGDPERWKQYWCDESTRYVAFIGKDNIVFHCLMFPAMLMGKGGYILPDNVPANEFLNLEGQKFSKSRNWSIEVDEFLDRFPADPLRYTLTMNMPETRDSDFTWRDFQARNNNELADIVGNFINRTVHFAHRNFEGRVPAAIEADEADRAFRAEFGAAAEAVGAAFDRFKFRDGLQAAMNFARLCNKYFNDAEPWKRVKDDPARAASTIRTCLDAVYALGILLAPVLPETAERIKRLLQLPPEAPWSWEAIQSCTLAEGQTIGAPEILFTKIEDSAIEAATALLGAGLDTAAPAQETAPASAPAPEYAPFKDQIGIDSVGVLDLRVGLVLEAERVPKSDKLLRLKVDIGCETRQIVAGIGARYEAADLPGRKVVVVANLAPAKIRGVESQGMLLASSIGGEAPLLVAADPAAVPGSVVK from the coding sequence ATGCCTGACTGGAAACGCCTTCTCGTCACATCCGCCCTGCCGTACGCAAACGGCGCGGTGCATCTCGGCCATCTTGCGGGCGCCTATCTGCCCGCCGACATCTACGTGCGGTATCACCGCCTGCGCGGCACGGATGTCGTCTACATCTGCGGCTCCGACGAGCACGGCGTCAGCATCCTGATCTCCGCGACGCGGGAGGGGAGCACGCCGCAGACGATCATCGACCGCTATCACGACATCAACCGCAGCGCCTTCGCGCGCGCGGGCATCAGTTTCGACAACTACTCGCGCACGTCGCTGCCGCTGCATCACGAGACGGCGCGCGAGTGGTTCCTCGATTTTCATTCGCGCGGACTTCTGCGCAGCGCCGTCGAGCAGCAGCTCTTCGACGAGCACGCGGGCATGTTCCTGCCCGACCGCTTTGTGACCGGCACCTGCCCGCACTGCGGCTACGACCGCGCGTACGGCGACCAGTGCGAAAACTGCAGCAAGTACTACGCGCAGACCGAGCTGCTCAATCCGAAGAGCCTGCTCTCGGGCGAGACGCCCGTCGTGCGCAACGCGACACACTGGTATTTCCCGCTCGGCGATTATCAGGAGCGGCTCGAGGCCTTTGTCGACGGGCACGAAAACGACTGGAAGGACACCGTGCTGCAGCAGGTGCGGAGCTGGCTGAAGGCCGGGCTGTCCGACCGTCCCATCTCGCGCGATCTTGAGTGGGGCGTAAAAGTGCCGCTCGACAACGCGGCGGGCAAGGTGCTCTACGTCTGGTTCGAAGCCGTGCTCGGGTATATCTCCTCCACGAAGGAGTGGGCGGCGGCACAGGGTGATCCCGAGCGCTGGAAACAGTACTGGTGCGACGAATCGACGCGCTACGTCGCGTTTATCGGCAAGGATAACATCGTCTTTCATTGCCTGATGTTCCCCGCCATGTTGATGGGGAAGGGCGGCTACATCCTTCCCGACAACGTGCCCGCGAACGAATTCCTCAATCTCGAAGGACAGAAGTTTTCGAAGAGCAGAAACTGGTCGATCGAGGTCGATGAATTTCTCGACCGTTTCCCCGCCGATCCGTTGCGGTACACGCTCACGATGAACATGCCCGAGACGCGCGACAGCGATTTCACCTGGCGCGATTTCCAGGCGCGGAACAACAATGAACTCGCCGACATCGTCGGCAATTTCATCAACCGCACGGTCCACTTCGCGCATCGCAATTTCGAGGGACGCGTTCCCGCCGCCATCGAAGCTGACGAAGCCGACCGCGCCTTCCGCGCGGAATTCGGGGCCGCGGCCGAAGCGGTGGGCGCAGCATTCGACCGCTTCAAATTCCGTGACGGTTTGCAGGCGGCGATGAACTTCGCGCGGCTCTGCAACAAGTACTTCAACGACGCCGAACCCTGGAAGCGGGTGAAAGACGATCCCGCGCGCGCGGCCTCCACCATCCGTACCTGTCTCGACGCCGTGTACGCGCTCGGCATTTTGCTCGCGCCGGTGCTGCCGGAAACAGCCGAACGGATCAAACGCCTGCTGCAGCTTCCTCCCGAGGCGCCCTGGTCGTGGGAGGCAATACAGTCCTGCACACTCGCGGAAGGGCAGACCATCGGCGCGCCGGAAATCCTCTTCACCAAAATCGAGGACAGCGCCATCGAGGCCGCAACGGCGCTGCTCGGCGCGGGTCTCGACACCGCCGCGCCTGCGCAGGAAACCGCGCCCGCCTCGGCGCCCGCTCCGGAGTATGCGCCGTTCAAGGACCAGATAGGCATCGACAGTGTCGGTGTGCTCGATCTGCGTGTGGGGCTCGTGCTCGAGGCCGAGCGTGTTCCAAAATCGGACAAGCTGCTCCGATTAAAGGTTGACATCGGCTGCGAGACGCGGCAGATCGTGGCCGGCATCGGCGCGCGGTACGAGGCGGCGGACCTCCCCGGACGCAAGGTGGTCGTCGTGGCGAACCTCGCCCCCGCAAAAATCCGCGGCGTCGAGTCGCAGGGTATGCTGCTCGCCTCATCCATCGGTGGCGAGGCGCCGCTGCTTGTCGCGGCGGACCCGGCGGCCGTACCGGGAAGTGTGGTGAAGTAG